The nucleotide window ATTATTACGATGTAACAATTTATCAATTAATAATCTAAAATCTCCTTCTACTCTTgttatatatgttttttttattttattatcagaaatattttgtgaaaaaaatgtagaGAACTTTTTATTCTTTCCAAAAAGCACAATGCCAGATGTTAATTTATCTAATCGATGAAGAGTATAGATATATGATTTGTCTTGTGTTTTTAAATCTTTCTTCAAATTCTTATTATAGcaattatttttttctaaacATTCTGAATTTTCTATATTGTTAGTATCTTCTATAGATATTTCcttacatttatttataaggtcatcattatataatatattatcactacattttttatcatcatcatatactatattatcactacattttttatcatcatcatgtactatattatcatcgcattttttatcatcatcatgtactatattatcatcacattttttatcatcatcatataCTATATCATCGCcacattttttattatcaccacattttttattgtcattatttttatttataccTTTTTGTCTACactttattaatatatttaaggTATCAAGctcattttcattttcttttgatatcattgatatattattaatatgttccttatttataatattttcttgttttatttttcttctttttttccTTTCTTGTGATATATTTAGAATATCATGCTTTCTAAGTTgatcatttatattttgtgtATCATTATGGTTGTAATAAGTTTGTGACTTATCATctatatgaataaattGGTTATCACTATGATTATcattatgattataattttttgaatgatttattttt belongs to Plasmodium gaboni strain SY75 chromosome Unknown, whole genome shotgun sequence and includes:
- a CDS encoding putative pseudouridylate synthase — encoded protein: MFYFLIIFILLNCLNKCFKIMKIVIPQTSGLNVVDKKFEPKYFVKNKLRFVSPYVYTYKLFSKKRWVGKKIADVMTSEFCAYDMNYFIESIKKGYVKVNQQMVSSDYIIQNNDFIEHKLLLFEKPVLCNKIIILYEDDNFICVYKHSSLPTHPVGSYQYNSLLRILQNYISTCQQDKHEEDHQDIQQNENKENVNENINEYKNKNNKHPNVEIQSEHVIKINFNFKQQNFGFMPDDIKEKLSHDDNKIKINHSKNYNHNDNHSDNQFIHIDDKSQTYYNHNDTQNINDQLRKHDILNISQERKKRRKIKQENIINKEHINNISMISKENENELDTLNILIKCRQKGINKNNDNKKCGDNKKCGDDIVYDDDKKCDDNIVHDDDKKCDDNIVHDDDKKCSDNIVYDDDKKCSDNILYNDDLINKCKEISIEDTNNIENSECLEKNNCYNKNLKKDLKTQDKSYIYTLHRLDKLTSGIVLFGKNKKFSTFFSQNISDNKIKKTYITRVEGDFRLLIDKLLHRNN